The proteins below come from a single Kiloniellales bacterium genomic window:
- the ftsH gene encoding ATP-dependent zinc metalloprotease FtsH, whose product MNLSRNAVLWIAIVLLLFTLYHLFQSGPGVGHAPKEVPYSDFRAAVAAGQVSNVTMQGDKLTGEFKDRGSFKTVAPPNDAGLVDLLNDNGVELTVKSPEEMSPLLSILITWFPMLLLIGVWIFFMRQMQAGGGKAMGFGKSRARLLTEKTGRVTFDDVAGIDEAKLELEEIVEFLRDPQKFQRLGGKIPKGVLLVGPPGTGKTLLARAIAGEANVPFFTISGSDFVEMFVGVGASRVRDMFEQAKKNAPCIIFIDEIDAVGRHRGAGLGGGNDEREQTLNQLLVEMDGFESNEGVILIAATNRPDVLDPALLRPGRFDRQVVVPNPDILGREKILRVHMRKVPLAPDVDPRTVARGTPGFSGADLANLVNEAALLAARAGKRVVTQADFENAKDKVLMGTERRSMVMSEEEKELTAYHEAGHALVGLYVPGNDPLHKVTIIPRGRALGVTMNLPERDRLTFKKSEIEAKLAMMYGGRVAEELIYGDENVTTGAGNDIQQATNWARRMVTEWGMSGKLGPLRYNNDQEEVFLGHSVARSHNISGDTAKIIDQEIRRLIDEAESLARKVLTEHMDELHLLAKGLLEYESLSGNEVDRIIKGEELDRSEDTGTEPPSGRKSSVPSSGRASSGKDSPGGLEPEPQPGS is encoded by the coding sequence GTGAATCTCAGCCGTAACGCCGTACTCTGGATCGCAATCGTCCTGCTTTTGTTCACGCTGTACCATCTCTTCCAGAGCGGGCCCGGCGTCGGGCACGCTCCTAAAGAGGTGCCGTATTCCGACTTCCGTGCCGCCGTCGCGGCGGGGCAGGTGAGCAACGTCACCATGCAGGGCGACAAGCTCACCGGCGAATTCAAGGACCGCGGCAGCTTCAAGACGGTCGCGCCGCCGAACGATGCTGGCTTGGTCGACCTCCTGAACGACAACGGCGTCGAGCTGACGGTCAAGTCTCCCGAGGAGATGAGCCCGCTGCTCAGCATCCTCATCACCTGGTTCCCGATGCTTCTGTTGATCGGCGTATGGATCTTCTTCATGCGCCAGATGCAGGCCGGCGGCGGCAAGGCTATGGGCTTCGGCAAGAGCCGAGCGCGCCTCCTGACCGAGAAGACCGGCCGGGTCACCTTCGACGACGTCGCCGGCATCGACGAGGCCAAGCTGGAGCTGGAGGAGATTGTTGAGTTCCTGCGCGATCCGCAGAAGTTCCAGCGCCTGGGCGGCAAGATTCCCAAGGGCGTGCTGTTGGTCGGCCCGCCGGGGACCGGCAAGACCCTGCTGGCCCGGGCCATCGCCGGCGAGGCCAACGTGCCCTTCTTCACGATCTCCGGTTCGGACTTCGTCGAGATGTTCGTCGGCGTGGGCGCCAGCCGCGTTCGCGACATGTTCGAGCAGGCGAAGAAGAACGCGCCCTGCATCATCTTCATCGACGAGATCGACGCCGTCGGACGCCACCGCGGCGCCGGCCTGGGCGGCGGCAACGACGAGCGCGAGCAGACCCTGAACCAGCTCCTGGTCGAGATGGACGGCTTCGAGTCCAACGAAGGGGTCATCTTGATCGCCGCGACCAACCGGCCGGACGTGCTCGACCCGGCGCTGCTGCGCCCGGGCCGCTTCGACCGCCAGGTCGTGGTTCCCAACCCGGACATCCTGGGCCGTGAGAAGATCCTGCGCGTCCACATGCGCAAGGTGCCGCTGGCGCCCGACGTCGACCCGCGCACCGTGGCCCGGGGCACCCCCGGCTTCTCCGGAGCCGACCTCGCCAACCTGGTCAACGAGGCGGCCCTGCTAGCGGCCCGCGCCGGCAAGCGGGTGGTCACCCAGGCCGACTTCGAGAACGCCAAGGACAAGGTCCTGATGGGCACCGAGCGGCGCTCCATGGTCATGTCCGAGGAGGAAAAGGAGCTCACCGCCTACCACGAGGCCGGGCACGCCCTGGTCGGCCTCTACGTGCCCGGCAACGATCCGCTGCACAAGGTGACCATCATCCCGCGCGGCCGGGCCCTGGGCGTGACCATGAACCTGCCCGAGCGCGACCGGCTCACTTTCAAGAAGAGCGAGATCGAAGCCAAGCTGGCCATGATGTATGGCGGCCGGGTCGCTGAGGAGCTGATCTACGGCGACGAGAACGTCACCACCGGCGCCGGCAACGACATCCAGCAGGCGACCAACTGGGCCCGGCGCATGGTCACCGAATGGGGCATGAGCGGCAAGCTCGGCCCGCTGCGCTACAACAACGACCAGGAAGAGGTCTTCCTCGGTCATTCCGTGGCGCGTTCCCACAACATCTCCGGCGACACCGCGAAGATCATCGACCAGGAGATCCGGCGCCTGATCGACGAGGCCGAGTCCCTAGCGCGCAAGGTCCTGACCGAGCACATGGACGAGCTCCATCTCCTGGCCAAGGGCCTGCTCGAGTACGAGAGCCTCTCCGGCAATGAGGTGGATCGGATCATCAAGGGCGAAGAGCTGGACCGCAGCGAAGACACCGGGACCGAGCCGCCAAGCGGCCGCAAGAGCTCGGTGCCCTCCAGTGGCCGCGCCAGCTCCGGCAAGGACTCGCCCGGCGGGCTGGAGCCGGAGCCGCAGCCCGGCAGCTGA
- the tilS gene encoding tRNA lysidine(34) synthetase TilS encodes MTGQDPAATAETGPVSAAEFADLIESLGPFGAAPQLAVATSGGSDSLALAVLSHDWAVARGGAVQAVTVDHRLRPGSAAEALRVRRLLRPLGIAHRILTWRGPVPAANLQAVARAARYHLLLDHCARSGTLHLLLAHHRDDQAETLLLRLGRGSGLDGLAAMSAKVALPQAVVLRPLLALPRQRLAATLRARGIDWIQDPSNVDTVHARVRLRRLLPALAEEGLSAGRLAAAAGHLGRARAALEGAVAALLARAARIDPAGYIRLDPRPLCAAEAEVGLRALAHAVTTVGGRPYTPRWERLSSLFARIAEAGFRGATLGGCRILRRGDVLLIAREAAAVETLEVQPGSQVRWDGRFEISLSRGIEPTPLRIGGLGKAAWEELVGARPELRMVPLPAPARAGLPAIFDALGLRELPHMGYKRKGSKGVFVRTCNFAPSAALTSSGFTVA; translated from the coding sequence GTGACCGGCCAAGACCCCGCTGCCACGGCCGAGACCGGGCCCGTCAGCGCAGCGGAGTTCGCCGATCTCATCGAATCCCTGGGACCCTTTGGCGCGGCACCGCAGCTTGCGGTGGCGACCTCCGGGGGCAGCGACAGTCTGGCCTTGGCCGTCCTGAGCCACGATTGGGCGGTGGCGCGGGGTGGCGCGGTCCAGGCGGTGACCGTGGATCATCGCCTGCGGCCCGGCTCGGCGGCCGAGGCGCTCCGGGTCCGGCGCCTGCTTCGGCCGCTGGGCATCGCACACAGGATCCTGACTTGGCGCGGCCCGGTTCCGGCCGCCAACCTGCAGGCGGTGGCGCGGGCCGCCCGCTACCACCTTCTTCTGGATCACTGCGCGCGCAGCGGCACCTTACACCTGCTGCTGGCCCATCACCGCGACGATCAGGCTGAGACCCTGCTGCTGAGGCTCGGGCGCGGCAGCGGCCTCGACGGACTGGCGGCGATGTCGGCCAAGGTCGCGCTGCCTCAGGCCGTGGTGCTGCGACCGCTGCTGGCGCTGCCGCGACAGCGCCTGGCGGCGACCCTGCGGGCCCGTGGAATCGACTGGATCCAGGACCCAAGCAACGTCGACACCGTCCATGCCCGGGTCCGGCTGCGCCGGCTCCTGCCGGCCCTGGCGGAGGAGGGGCTCAGCGCCGGACGCCTGGCCGCGGCCGCGGGGCACTTGGGGCGCGCCCGGGCGGCTCTGGAAGGGGCGGTGGCCGCGCTCCTGGCCCGGGCGGCCCGGATCGACCCGGCCGGCTACATCCGCCTGGACCCGCGTCCGCTGTGTGCCGCCGAGGCGGAGGTCGGGCTGCGCGCCCTGGCACATGCCGTGACGACCGTCGGCGGCCGGCCCTACACGCCGCGCTGGGAGCGGCTCAGCAGCCTCTTCGCCCGGATCGCCGAGGCCGGATTCCGCGGCGCGACTCTGGGCGGCTGCCGAATTCTACGCCGCGGCGACGTTCTGTTGATCGCTCGCGAGGCCGCGGCCGTAGAGACTCTTGAAGTGCAGCCCGGCTCCCAGGTGCGCTGGGATGGACGCTTCGAAATATCACTGTCCCGGGGCATCGAGCCTACACCCCTGCGTATTGGAGGTCTCGGCAAGGCGGCTTGGGAGGAGCTGGTGGGCGCCCGACCTGAGCTCCGCATGGTGCCTCTGCCGGCACCGGCCCGGGCTGGATTGCCCGCGATCTTTGACGCTTTAGGGTTAAGAGAGCTACCCCATATGGGTTATAAACGAAAGGGGTCCAAAGGGGTCTTCGTGAGGACATGCAACTTCGCGCCTTCTGCCGCGCTCACGAGTTCTGGCTTTACTGTTGCTTAG
- the folP gene encoding dihydropteroate synthase has product MGSIYLRPLGLDAAASAAEGLPLAGGPLRFAAAEVAWRSAPGPAERESLPLGEALARVAAEAGDEAGASLRDRLSRARSAFAGLALDRTRIMGVINVTPDSFSDGGDRFDPGRAVADGQAMLAAGADILDVGGESTRPGAAPVEPAEEQGRVLPVIRALAAEGAVVSIDSRNAATMAEALTAGAAIVNDVSALTGDPRSLSLVAEAGCGVVLMHMQGAPQTMQQAPRYDDVVLDVYDFLQARLEACLEAGIPRAAVAVDPGIGFGKSLAHNLALLESLAIFHGLGCPILLGVSRKSFIARLAGEAPPKARLPGSLAAALSGLARGVQILRVHDVAETVQAVRVWEAIRAAPPATESPKT; this is encoded by the coding sequence ATGGGCTCGATCTATCTCCGACCCCTGGGCCTCGACGCCGCGGCGTCGGCCGCGGAAGGTCTGCCGCTCGCCGGCGGACCCTTGCGGTTCGCGGCGGCCGAGGTGGCGTGGCGTTCGGCGCCCGGCCCCGCCGAGCGGGAGAGCCTGCCCCTCGGCGAAGCCCTGGCCAGGGTCGCTGCCGAGGCCGGCGACGAGGCCGGCGCGAGTCTGCGCGACCGCCTGAGCCGGGCGCGCTCGGCCTTCGCCGGCCTGGCCCTGGACCGGACCCGGATCATGGGCGTGATCAACGTCACTCCGGACAGCTTCTCCGACGGCGGCGACCGCTTCGATCCCGGCCGGGCCGTCGCCGACGGGCAGGCGATGCTCGCGGCGGGCGCGGACATCCTCGATGTCGGCGGCGAGTCGACCCGACCCGGTGCGGCACCGGTCGAGCCGGCCGAGGAGCAAGGCCGGGTCCTGCCGGTGATCCGGGCGCTCGCCGCCGAGGGCGCCGTGGTCTCCATCGACAGTCGCAATGCCGCCACCATGGCCGAGGCCCTGACCGCCGGCGCGGCCATCGTCAACGACGTCAGCGCCCTGACCGGCGATCCGCGGAGCCTGTCCCTGGTGGCGGAGGCCGGCTGCGGCGTCGTCCTGATGCACATGCAGGGGGCGCCCCAGACCATGCAGCAGGCGCCGCGCTACGACGACGTGGTCCTGGATGTCTACGATTTCCTGCAGGCCCGTCTCGAGGCCTGCCTCGAAGCCGGCATTCCGCGCGCTGCCGTGGCCGTCGATCCGGGCATCGGCTTCGGCAAGTCCCTGGCCCACAACCTGGCCCTTCTGGAGTCGCTGGCGATCTTCCACGGCCTCGGCTGCCCGATCCTGCTCGGCGTCAGCCGAAAGAGCTTCATCGCCCGGCTTGCCGGTGAGGCGCCGCCCAAGGCGCGGCTGCCCGGTTCCCTGGCCGCGGCGCTGTCCGGCCTCGCGCGCGGTGTCCAGATCTTGCGCGTGCACGACGTCGCCGAGACGGTGCAGGCGGTCCGGGTCTGGGAGGCGATCCGCGCCGCGCCGCCCGCCACGGAATCGCCCAAGACTTGA
- the glmM gene encoding phosphoglucosamine mutase has product MAKTLFGTDGIRGTANQEPVTAETALAVAMAAGAQFTRGAHRHLVVIGKDTRLSGYLLEPAMTAGFIAAGMDVVLLGPMPTPAVGWLTHSLRADLGVMISASHNAYPDNGIKLFGPDGYKLSDEVESEIEARIAKGTAAYRAPSEHLGRARRLDDAAGRYIEFAKNTFPKERRLDGLKVVVDCANGAAYKVAPTVLYELGAEVVPLGVNPDGLNINRDCGATAPSWLQSAVVAQGADLGIALDGDADRTILVDETGAVIDGDQVMGLIARSWSRAGALAGGGVVATVMSNLGLARFLEGAGLKLHRTPVGDRYVVEEMRARGCNLGGEQSGHIVLSDHTTTGDGLIAALQVLAVLIEAQRPASEVTAVFTPLPQQLKNVRFNGGAPQDDARVKAAIAEGEKALGAEGRLLIRKSGTEPVIRIMGEAEDEALLSRVVERIADAIAEAAAAPGG; this is encoded by the coding sequence ATGGCGAAGACACTCTTCGGAACCGACGGCATCCGCGGCACCGCGAACCAGGAGCCGGTGACCGCCGAGACCGCCCTCGCCGTAGCGATGGCGGCGGGTGCCCAGTTCACCCGGGGCGCGCACCGCCATCTGGTGGTGATCGGCAAGGACACCCGGCTCTCCGGCTATCTGCTCGAGCCGGCCATGACCGCCGGCTTCATCGCCGCCGGCATGGACGTTGTCCTGCTCGGTCCCATGCCGACCCCGGCCGTGGGCTGGCTGACCCATTCGCTGCGCGCCGACCTGGGGGTCATGATCTCGGCCTCGCACAACGCCTATCCGGACAACGGCATCAAGCTCTTCGGCCCGGACGGCTACAAGCTCTCGGACGAGGTCGAGTCCGAGATCGAGGCGCGGATCGCCAAGGGCACCGCCGCCTACCGGGCGCCCAGCGAGCACCTGGGACGGGCCCGGCGCCTCGACGACGCCGCCGGCCGCTACATCGAGTTCGCCAAGAACACCTTCCCGAAGGAGCGCCGGCTCGACGGCCTCAAGGTCGTGGTCGACTGCGCCAATGGCGCCGCCTACAAGGTGGCACCCACGGTGCTCTACGAGCTCGGCGCCGAGGTGGTGCCTCTGGGCGTCAATCCCGACGGACTCAACATCAACCGGGACTGCGGCGCGACGGCGCCGAGCTGGCTGCAGAGCGCGGTGGTCGCCCAGGGCGCCGATCTCGGCATCGCCCTCGACGGCGACGCCGACCGGACGATCCTGGTCGACGAGACCGGCGCGGTGATCGACGGCGACCAAGTCATGGGCCTGATCGCTCGCTCCTGGAGCCGGGCCGGGGCGCTGGCCGGCGGCGGCGTGGTCGCGACGGTGATGTCCAACCTCGGCCTGGCCCGCTTCCTGGAGGGCGCCGGCCTCAAGCTGCACCGGACCCCGGTCGGCGACCGCTACGTGGTCGAGGAGATGCGTGCCCGGGGCTGCAACCTGGGCGGCGAGCAGTCCGGCCACATCGTGCTCTCCGATCACACGACCACCGGCGACGGACTGATCGCGGCGCTCCAGGTCCTGGCCGTGCTGATCGAGGCGCAGCGGCCGGCCAGCGAGGTGACGGCGGTCTTCACGCCGCTGCCCCAGCAGCTGAAGAACGTCCGCTTCAATGGCGGCGCGCCCCAGGACGACGCCCGGGTCAAGGCCGCCATCGCCGAGGGCGAGAAGGCCCTGGGCGCTGAAGGGCGGCTTCTGATCCGCAAGTCGGGAACGGAGCCGGTGATCCGGATCATGGGCGAGGCCGAGGACGAGGCCCTGCTGTCCCGGGTGGTCGAGCGGATCGCGGACGCCATCGCCGAGGCTGCCGCGGCACCGGGTGGCTGA